The following nucleotide sequence is from Bacteroidales bacterium.
AAAGTAGGGGAGAGGGACATTGAAAATGAAGATTTTGTCAATGCAAGTAACTGGCTCCCGGTCACTTTTCGGATCGACGGAGGGCCCTGGCTTGAATTTAAACCGGAGCCTACTTTTAGTATAATCGAAATGCACAGGACCCTGGATATGCGTTCCGGCGGATTGCATAAGGAGATGGTGGTGGAAGACCAGGAGGGGAGGCTGACCCGAGTTCATTCATCGCGCTTTGCCGGTATGGCCGATCCTCACCGGGCCGGATTACGCTACACGCTTTGTCCGCTAAATTATGAGGGGACCATTGAAATACGCTCCGGTTTGCACGGCGATCATCGCAACTCCGGGGTCGAACGATACAACTCCCTGGAGCAGAAGCACCTGGAAGCGGTCAGCGAGGGATCTTCGGGCAGGATTGTCGAACTGCTTGTTAAGACCACTCAGTCGGATATTCTCATCGCCATGTGTGCCTCCTTTACCCTGAACAGGGAGGCTGAAGAAAAGATTCTTTCCGGAGCGGGCCGGATCGACAAGCATTTTTCACTGGATGTGAAGAAGGATCAGGAGGTGGTCCTCGATAAGATGTTGAGTATCTTTACTTCCAGGGATCCGGAAGTGGAAGATCCCCTGGAGGAAGCACGCGATACTCTGGAGGCCATGTCTGGCTACCAGGAAGAGATGAAGCTCTCAGAGGGGCGATGGAAGGAGCTCTGGAACCGGATGGATGTAGTTATAAGGGGGGACAGGGAAGCTCAGAAGCTGGTCAGGCTCCATCTTTTCCATATGATGGTTTCTGCTTCACCGCACCATGCCGGACTGGATTCGGGTATTCCGCCACGCGGACTTCACGGGGAGGCCTATCGCGGCCATATTTTCTGGGACGAATTATATATTCTGCCTCTCTTCAATCTTCATTTTCCGGAGGTGGTTAAATCGGTGCTGATGTACCGTTACAGGAGGCTGGATGCTGCCAGGGCCTATGCCAGGGAATATGGCTATGAAGGGGCTATGTTTCCATGGCAGAGCGGGAGCGATGGCCGGGAAGAGACCCAGATCATCCACCTGAACCCTCTTTCCGGGGAGTGGGGGGATGATTACAGTTCCTTGCAGAGGCACATATCTCTTGCCATTGCCTATAATATCTGGAACTATTACCAGGTGACAGGCGACCGGGAATTTATGGAGCAGTATGGAGCTGAAATCTTGCTGGATATCTGTAAATTCTGGGTAAGTAAATCGGAGCCGGGCCAGGACGGAAGGTTTCATATCCACCAGGTGATGGGACCCGATGAATTTCATGAGACCCTGCCCGGATCGGGTGTGGGCGGACTGACCGACAATGCCTACACGAATATCATGGTCAGCTGGATGATAGAGAAGGCTTTCAGAATGCTCGAAGAAATTGATCCCCTGCAGAAGGACCGGATACTGGATGAGCTTGCTATCACTGGGGAGAAGCTGGAACGTTGGGAAAAAATCATGCATGGAGTAGCCCTGCATATTTCAAATGATGGAGTGGTGGAACAGTTTAAGGGTTACTTCGGGCTGGAGGAGCTGGATTGGGAACACTACCGCCGGAAATACGGGGATATTCACCGGCTCGACCGGATCCTGAAATCAGAAGGGAAGTCGCCCGATGACTACAAGCTGGCCAAGCAGGCCGATTTTTTGATGAGTTTCTATAATCTGGGGACAGCCGGTGTGAAGGAAACCCTGGCAGGATTGGGCTATACAGTTCCGGAGCATTTTGCCAGGCGGAACTTCGAGTATTACATCGCCCGGACCTCTCACGGCTCCACACTCAGCCGCCTGGTGCATGCCCGCCTGGCCTGGGAGATGGGAATGGCCGACACGGGATGGGAACTCTTCATGGATGCCCTGAGAAGCGACCTGGTCGACATTCAGGGGGGAACAACCGGGGAAGGAGTTCATTGTGGAGTTATGGCCGGTACTGTATACGATGTTCTGGTCAGTTATGCCGGGCTGGACCTCCGGGGAGATACTCCCGTGCTTCATCCGAAATTGCCTGCACACTGGAAAGGCCTGGATTTTCACTTTACCTTCAGGGGGACGGCATTTTTAGTCTCCATTATTGGTCAACAGATCAAAATCTCCGGGAAAAACATGGGAAAGGAGCAGATAAAATTTCATATTTGTGGAGAAGAATGCACACTCTCTGAAGGAAATGCAGCTTCAGCAACCCTAAAATAAAATTCAGATTCAATGCTAGGAGATATTCTGTTAATCAATGATATGCATAAGGAGGCCGCCCAGGCTATTTGTGAGAAGGTCATGGCCGACAGGGAGACCAAGGAGGAGCGTTACCGTTATATTGTGGGGATATCGGGTGAATCAGGGTCCGGAAAATCTGAACTGGCCCATGCCCTGGGCACCTGCCTGAAGCATCACCATATCCGGGTCAAGGTGATCCATACCGACAATTATTACCGGATACAGCCTCTCTTAAGAGAAGAGTGGCGCCGGAACAAGGGTTTTGATAAGATAGGGATCAATGAGTATGACTGGGTTAAGATCAGGAAGACTATCAGGGACTTCAGAGAAGAGCAGGAGTGTATGATCCCTTGTATTGATCTGATTCCGGAACAGGTGGATAAACTGATTACGGATTTCAGCAAGATTGATTTGCTTATTGTGGACGGACTTTATGCCATCAAGGCGGAGACTGTTGATATCAGGGTCTTTATAGACCTGACCTACCACGAAACCAAGATCAACCAGATTATCCGGATGAAAGAGGCCATGAGCGACTTCCGCCTTAGTATCCTGGAAAAGGAGCATCAGGCTGTGAGCACCCTGAAGCCTCTGGCCGATCTGATCGTTGATAAATCTTATCAGGTGGTGACCATGGAGGATTACCTGAAAGAATAGGGATCGCCACGTAAAAGATTTTCCAGATAGTTTATTTCCAGGGGAGTCTGAACTGTACTTGAACAAGAATTAAGGCTTTTTAATAAGCGAGATATCACGGATCAACACCTTTTTTTTGAGGTACTGGCCTTTATCTGGAAGTCCCTGGATAGCTCTGGCCACATCCATTCCGGAGACAAGCTTTCCAAATGCGGCGAAGCCCTGCAGGTCCGGATTCCTTTCACCCCCGTAATCGAGAGCCGGCTGATCGCCGATACAGATAAAGAATTCCGTGGAGGCGCTTCCGGGTTCATTTCTGGCCATGGAGATCACTCCGTCTGTATGCAGGATCCCGGTTTCCCTGGTGGATTCATGGATAATTGGACGGATGGAATCCACCACTTCATCATAGAACAAACCACCCTGGATCACTTCGATCTTCACCTGGTTCCGGCTTTGGTTATCCATACGAACCACCCGGTAAAACATACTGTTTTTGTAGTCTCCGTTTTCTACATGTCGAAGGAAATTAGCCGCAGTTACGGGTGCTTTCTCCGGGTATATCTCCACGGTCATATCGCCCAGGTCGGTGCAGATAAGCAACATGGTGGCCGGCCGGTCACAGGAGACCGGCCGGACCAGCATGATGATTATAAGCAAACAGAGCTTGTCAGGCCAGTTTATGTTTCTGAACAAATTCATCAAGTACACCATTCAAATCGGGTTCTCCGATTTCCTGCAGATCGTAGTATACCCGGGTATTTGGTTTCTGAATATCGATCAAGCGATTCAGATCAATGGGAGTCCCTATGATCACTGAATCGCAGTCAGAGTTATTAATGGTTGTTTCCAGATCCTTTAACTGCTGTTCTCCATAACCCATGGCCGGGAGAAGGGTCCCGATCTCCGGATAGATCTCGAAGGTCTCGGTCAGTTTGCCCACCGTAAAAGGTCGTGGGTCCACCAGTCCGGCAGCCCCGTATTTCCTGGCGGCCACTACTCCTGCACCAATCTTCATTTCTCCGTGGGTGAGCGTGGGCCCGTCTTCCACTACCAGAACTCTTTTCCCTTTAATCACCGCGGGATTATCCACCCGGATTGGTGAGGCTCCGTCGATCACCGTGGCAGAAGGGTTTACTTTCTCGATGCTCTCCCGGACCGTCTGGATACCCTCCGGCGAGGCAGAGTCCATTTTATTGATCACCACGACATCCGAGGTCCGCAGTACCACCTCTCCCGGGTAGTAGCCTAATTCATGTCCGGGCCTGTGCGGATCCACCACACCAATGGTCAGATCCGGCTTGTAAAATGAGAAGTCATTGTTACCCCCGTCCCAGAGAATCACATCACATGCGGCAGGATCCTCTTCCGCAGCACGTACTATGGCTTCATAATCGACCCCGGCATAGATCACATTCCCCCTGACTACATGGGGTTCGTATTCTTCCATTTCTTCGATCGTACATTTATGCTTTTTCAGGTCAGCCACGCTGGCAAAGCGTTGAACTTTCTGTGCTTCCAGGTCCCCATAAGGCATGGGATGTCTGATGGCAACCACTTTCAGACCTTTTTGCATCAGCAGTTCGATGACCCTTCGGGAGGTCTGACTTTTTCCGCACCCGGTTCTGACCGCACAGACGGAGATCACCGGCTTCTTGCTCTTGATCATGGTATCCCTGGTCCCCAGAAGCATAAAATTTGCTCCGGCTGAATTTACAAGGGCGCTGATGGCCATTACCTTCTCATAAGGGAGGTCGCTGTATGAAAATACACAGGTTTTGACCTGCAGTTCCTCAATCAGTTGAGGTAGCTGGTCCTCCGAATATATGGGGATTCCTTTCGGGTAGAGCTTTCCAGCCAGCCCGGCCGGGTATTTTCTTCCATCAATATCGGGGATTTGAGCAGCTGTAAATGCCACTACCTTGTATTCCTCCTGGTCCCTGAAACAGGTGTTAAAATTATGGAAATCCCTTCCTGCAGCTCCAATAATAATAATATTCTTTCTAGTCATTTGTAGTGTTGTTAAATGTTCAATCTGTTAAATGTATAGGATTATTTTGCTGGGTATACCGAATATGCTATATAATAGAAATTTGATGATCATAAATAGAACAACTTGCTTACAAATGTGTAATATTATATATTGGAATTTTTCGAATATTTTTTTCGAAATTCGAAAAAAGTTTAATGACAGATGAATTTTCTGGCCCATACCTACCTCTCCGGATGCAATGAGGAGATCATTGTAGGCAATTTTATGGGCGATTATGTGAAGGGTAAAAGCTACCTGGATTACCCCGAACAGGTCATGAAGGGGATCCTGATCCACCGGGATATAGACTCCTTCACCGATATGCACCAGATCACCAGGATCAGCAAACAAAGAGTTGCTTCCAGGTATCATAAGTATGCCGGCATTATCACGGATATTTTTTACGATCATTTCCTGGCCTCTCTCTGGGATAACTATTCCAATTTAGCCCTTCGCGATTTTGTGAACCGGACCTATGACCTTCTGAAAAGAAATTACAAAGTACTTCCCGATGCCATCAAAAGATGGTTCCCCACTTTCCTGGAGAATAACTGGATGATGGCATATACCACGGTGGATGGCATTGAGCTGGTTCTGGAGCGGATGTCGGCCAATACTTCCCTTCCGGACCATTCGGCTTTCGCAGTGGAGGTACTAAGGGACCAGTACTCTCTGTTTATGGATGATTTCCTGCAATTCTTTCCGCTGATTATTGAGTTCCTGGAGGAGAAGTATAAAATTGAGATCACCTCCGGCAGGGAAGATTATCCGAACAGCTAAGCGTACTGCTTATTATCCGTGGAGAGCCTGTGACCGGGAAGTTTATCTACCTTCAGGAGCTTTTTATATTCTTTTTCATAGAAAAACTCCTTCTCTCCGAAAGCCGGAACAAGGTCGTCCAGCCATTGTACTTCCGGATCGAAAGCGGCAAAGAAAGGCTGTCCCACCCATTTGGGATTGCGGCCCTGTAAAAAATCCAGCACGAATACTTTCTCCCCCCGGATTTCACTGATGCCTGCGATCCGCACTTTACCCGGACCGGCCGACATACTCGGCCCCCTGACGGTGCGGCCGATGCCGCTTATGTGCTGATAGGCCCCGTTAAAAATCTGGTGTGCACGTTCCAGGCTGAGCCCGAAATAGGCCTGTGCCCCGGTATCTCTTGCTACGAACATGTAGTAAGGAATAATTCCCAGGTTAAGCTGCAGCTTCCACATCCTGGTCCAGATGGCCGGATCGTCATTGATATGTTTCAGTACGGGAGACTGACTACGGATGATAGTTCCCGTTTCCCTGATCCGTGCTACAGCCTCCCTGACTGCATCTGTTTCCAGTTCCCGCGGATGATTTATATGGGCCATCAGCGCCACATGGATCCCTTTCTCGTTTACTTTCCGAAGGAGATCCAGCAGCTGGCCGGAATCCGGGTCAGTCAGGTACCGGTAAGGCCAGAAAGAGAGCGATTTTGTGCCAATACGGATGGTATTCAACTGTGGCAGATCCGCAGTCAAAAAGGCATCGATATATCTTTCCAGCACCTCCGTTTTCATGACCATGGGATCCCCCCCGGTGATCAGGATATCGGTGATCGAAGGATTTTCTTTCAGGTAGGCAACCACCAGGCTGGCCTGCTTCATGGCGAACTTAAGCTCATTCAGACCAGTGAACTGCGGCCACCTGAAACAGAAGGTGCAGTAAGCATGGCAGGTCTGTCCCTGGGTGGGAAAGAAGAGCATTGTTTCGCGGTATTTATGCTGAATTCCGGTCAAAACCCTGCCCTTGAGGGTGGGAACATTGTGTTCCAGCTGTCCGGCCGGATGGGGATTGAGGTCAAGCCTCATTTCATGGACATATTCGGCCAGATCGGCTTTACTGCTATTGCTTTCCACCATTTCAGTGAGAGCCCGGTACTGAGAAGGCCTGAGCATCTCTTTTTGTGGGAAATTCAATATATAGATGGGATCCTCCAGATAGTTATTCCAGTCGATCAGCTCCTTTACAACATAGTTGTTGGTCTTAAATGGGAGCACCTCGGAAACCACTCTGATGGATTGGACCTGCTCCTTGCTCAGCTTTCCGAAATGGGGTATTTTTTTTAGATTATGTCTCGCGTATACCTGATATTTCATGTTAGCTTATTCTGGGATTTGCCGGGGAAATATTCCCGTAAAACTACAAGTTACAAAAATTTGAGGAGAATTAAAAGTGAGCCCCGGGCGAAAGGCAGGTCATCATCCTGACAGCTTGCAGTTTACCTCAATAATTCGAGCCTGCTGGCATCCAGCCGGAGAAAGATAAACAGGAACATGGTAAAGGTCCACAGCGAGGATCCTCCGTAACTGAAAAAAGGTAAAGGGATCCCGATCACCGGAAGCAGGCCTATGGTCATCCCGATGTTGACTATGAAGTGCAGCATCAACACAGAGATAAAGCCATATCCGAATATTCTGCTGAATGAGGAGCGCTGTCGCTCTGCCAGGAAAATCATCCGTAAAAGGAACCCCACATAGAGCAGGATCACAAAGGAAGTACCCAGAAATCCCCACTCTTCTCCGACCGTACAGAAAATAAAATCGGTGCTCTGCTCAGGAACAAAATGGAGCTTGGTCTGTGTGCCATTCAGGTAACCTTTGCCGGAAAAGCCCCCCGATCCGATCGCAATTTTAGATTGGTTTACATTATATCCCACCCCCTGCGGGTCATCTTCTATTCCAATGGTCACATGGATCCTATGCTGCTGGTGCGGCTTCAGGACCTTGTTCATGGCAAAGTCCACCGATATAATAAAGAAGATGGAAATAAGAAATCCGGACAGGATTTTTATCTGGACGTATTCCCGCAGACGGAATCCCCTGACGATGATGATCAGCGTCACCGGAATCATGGCAGCCAGGCCTGTTTGAAACAGGGAGAATTCTGCTTTCAGGAGATAATTAATTCCATACAGGATCGCGAAAACCAGGGCAATGATCAGGCCCGGGACCGCTCCCTTCCTGAACGAACGGACAACCACCATGTAAATAATAAGGCTGAGGATTACCAGGATGAGAAGAATCCAGGATTTCTCAAGCAGAAGGGTGGCGAGAAACAGCAATCCCAGGGCAGCCAGCATCATCATACTGTTGGCCGAAAAGCCCTCCCTGAAAAGGACCAGGAGGAAGGCAGAGAAGATCAGTACAGAACCGAGATCGGGCTGAAGCAAAATAAGCAGAGGAGGAGCCGCAATAATGCCAAAGGCCACTGCCAGGTTCCGGAACTTTTTTATATTGTAATTGTGAGAACTAAGCAGGCTGGCAAGTGCCAGTGCGGTTACGGGTTTGGCAAATTCAGCCGGCTGAATTTGGAATCCCCCGATAACAAACCAGCTTTTGGCCCCGTTGATCTCCGTTCCAAACACGAGGACCCCAAGCAGAATTCCCAGCAACAACAGGTAAAGAAGATAGGAGAAGTAGATATAGAACTTTGCATCCAGTACCAGCAGCAGCAAGGCCAGAAGAAGGGAGGCACCGATCCAGATCAATTGTTTGCCAAATCGCTGAGAAAAGTCGAAAACCCCGCCATCGGCCTCCATGATATTTGCCGAATAGATATTCATCCAGCCGAAACCGATCATAATCAGCCAGAGCAGGAGAGAGAGCCAGTCCAGGTTTGCAAATACCCTATTCCTCTGTACCATCATCTCTTTGATTTATTGATACGGTATCGCTCACCGCAGTATCTGTGTTTCTGGAAGGGGCCACCGGTTGAACGAGCTGCATGACCCAGTTTTCGTACCAGGTTCTTTTCACTTCCCGGGTCAGGTATTTTTCAATCATCAGACTGGCTATAGGAGCGGCATAGGTAGTCCCAAAGCCCTGGTTTTCCACGTAGACGGCGATGGCAATCCTGGGGTTTTCCTTGGGCGCAAAGGCAATAAAAATGGAGTGGTCGTTGCCATGAGGATTCTCCGCAGTACCGGTTTTTCCACAAAGGGTAATTCCCTCTATTCTGGCGTTTCTGGCCGTGGATCCTTTATCACCGTTTACTACCAGATCCATACCATCTACAATGGGGCCGTAGTTCGAAGAGTCTATGGTGGTATAGTGTTTCTCCAGCAGGGCCTCATCTATATGCTCTTCTCCTTCTATTTTACGCACCAGATGTGGGGTGATGTAGTATCCGCGGTTGGCGATGGTGGCTGTCATATTTGCCATCTGGATGGGGGTCACCAGCAGCTCGCCCTGTCCGATTGCGAGGGAACGAACGGTGAGATAGTTCCAGTGGTTCTCCCCGTATATCTGATTGAAATAGCCCGAATTCGGCACATTACCGTCAAGTTCATTGGTCAATTCAATACCCAGGGGCGCCGAGAACCCCATGGAAAGCAGGTGCCTGCGCCAGTTTTCATAGGCTTCCGCCGTACTGGAAAACTTAACATCCTGCAGAATGCTTTTCAGCACATTGATAAAGTAGGTGTTGCAGGAATTCTGAATGGCTTCTATCAGGTTCAGAGGTGTCTCATGTAGGTGACATCCGGTATGAATATTTCCCACATAAAAGCCATAATAGCAGTGGTGTTCGGTGCGGGTAGAGATTACTTTCTCCTGCAGACCGATAAGCCCCATCAGAGTCTTAAAGGTGGACCCCGGCGGATACTGCGCCATCAGGGCCCTGTTAAACAGGGGGTTCAGTGTGTCTTCTGCCAGTTTTCCGAATTCAACTCCCAGGCTTCTGCCCACCAGTAAATCGGGAGAATAAGTGGGAGCACTCACCAGGGCAAGTACCTCCCCGGTGGAGGGTTCCAGGGCTACCACACTTCCCACATAAGGAGACATCAGCTTTTCCCCGTACTCCTGGAGCTCCA
It contains:
- a CDS encoding beta-phosphoglucomutase family hydrolase yields the protein MTFQPKFDAVIFDLDGVITKTALVHAASWKRMFDEYMRSREERFGEAFREFTHAGDYLPYVDGKPRYKGVQSFLESRGIDIPIGDPSDEPDMETVCGLGNKKNIMFNKVLEDEGVEVYESSVEMLEGLKAAGVRIGVASSSKNCKAVLETAGLLHYFETRVDGVVSAEIGLQGKPEPDIFTTACDNLGVEYHRSVVVEDAVSGVMAGHKGNFGLTLGLAREDNIRELLAGGADIVVEDLDEIGLEGINKWFERGMEEDAWLLKYHDYSQEKERSREALLAVGNGYFGTRGALEESSANQVNYPGTYMTGLFNRLTSKVGERDIENEDFVNASNWLPVTFRIDGGPWLEFKPEPTFSIIEMHRTLDMRSGGLHKEMVVEDQEGRLTRVHSSRFAGMADPHRAGLRYTLCPLNYEGTIEIRSGLHGDHRNSGVERYNSLEQKHLEAVSEGSSGRIVELLVKTTQSDILIAMCASFTLNREAEEKILSGAGRIDKHFSLDVKKDQEVVLDKMLSIFTSRDPEVEDPLEEARDTLEAMSGYQEEMKLSEGRWKELWNRMDVVIRGDREAQKLVRLHLFHMMVSASPHHAGLDSGIPPRGLHGEAYRGHIFWDELYILPLFNLHFPEVVKSVLMYRYRRLDAARAYAREYGYEGAMFPWQSGSDGREETQIIHLNPLSGEWGDDYSSLQRHISLAIAYNIWNYYQVTGDREFMEQYGAEILLDICKFWVSKSEPGQDGRFHIHQVMGPDEFHETLPGSGVGGLTDNAYTNIMVSWMIEKAFRMLEEIDPLQKDRILDELAITGEKLERWEKIMHGVALHISNDGVVEQFKGYFGLEELDWEHYRRKYGDIHRLDRILKSEGKSPDDYKLAKQADFLMSFYNLGTAGVKETLAGLGYTVPEHFARRNFEYYIARTSHGSTLSRLVHARLAWEMGMADTGWELFMDALRSDLVDIQGGTTGEGVHCGVMAGTVYDVLVSYAGLDLRGDTPVLHPKLPAHWKGLDFHFTFRGTAFLVSIIGQQIKISGKNMGKEQIKFHICGEECTLSEGNAASATLK
- a CDS encoding peptidylprolyl isomerase, coding for MLIIIMLVRPVSCDRPATMLLICTDLGDMTVEIYPEKAPVTAANFLRHVENGDYKNSMFYRVVRMDNQSRNQVKIEVIQGGLFYDEVVDSIRPIIHESTRETGILHTDGVISMARNEPGSASTEFFICIGDQPALDYGGERNPDLQGFAAFGKLVSGMDVARAIQGLPDKGQYLKKKVLIRDISLIKKP
- a CDS encoding cyclic 2,3-diphosphoglycerate synthase, yielding MTRKNIIIIGAAGRDFHNFNTCFRDQEEYKVVAFTAAQIPDIDGRKYPAGLAGKLYPKGIPIYSEDQLPQLIEELQVKTCVFSYSDLPYEKVMAISALVNSAGANFMLLGTRDTMIKSKKPVISVCAVRTGCGKSQTSRRVIELLMQKGLKVVAIRHPMPYGDLEAQKVQRFASVADLKKHKCTIEEMEEYEPHVVRGNVIYAGVDYEAIVRAAEEDPAACDVILWDGGNNDFSFYKPDLTIGVVDPHRPGHELGYYPGEVVLRTSDVVVINKMDSASPEGIQTVRESIEKVNPSATVIDGASPIRVDNPAVIKGKRVLVVEDGPTLTHGEMKIGAGVVAARKYGAAGLVDPRPFTVGKLTETFEIYPEIGTLLPAMGYGEQQLKDLETTINNSDCDSVIIGTPIDLNRLIDIQKPNTRVYYDLQEIGEPDLNGVLDEFVQKHKLA
- a CDS encoding ACP phosphodiesterase yields the protein MNFLAHTYLSGCNEEIIVGNFMGDYVKGKSYLDYPEQVMKGILIHRDIDSFTDMHQITRISKQRVASRYHKYAGIITDIFYDHFLASLWDNYSNLALRDFVNRTYDLLKRNYKVLPDAIKRWFPTFLENNWMMAYTTVDGIELVLERMSANTSLPDHSAFAVEVLRDQYSLFMDDFLQFFPLIIEFLEEKYKIEITSGREDYPNS
- a CDS encoding lysine 2,3-aminomutase, which produces MKYQVYARHNLKKIPHFGKLSKEQVQSIRVVSEVLPFKTNNYVVKELIDWNNYLEDPIYILNFPQKEMLRPSQYRALTEMVESNSSKADLAEYVHEMRLDLNPHPAGQLEHNVPTLKGRVLTGIQHKYRETMLFFPTQGQTCHAYCTFCFRWPQFTGLNELKFAMKQASLVVAYLKENPSITDILITGGDPMVMKTEVLERYIDAFLTADLPQLNTIRIGTKSLSFWPYRYLTDPDSGQLLDLLRKVNEKGIHVALMAHINHPRELETDAVREAVARIRETGTIIRSQSPVLKHINDDPAIWTRMWKLQLNLGIIPYYMFVARDTGAQAYFGLSLERAHQIFNGAYQHISGIGRTVRGPSMSAGPGKVRIAGISEIRGEKVFVLDFLQGRNPKWVGQPFFAAFDPEVQWLDDLVPAFGEKEFFYEKEYKKLLKVDKLPGHRLSTDNKQYA
- the rodA gene encoding rod shape-determining protein RodA, with protein sequence MVQRNRVFANLDWLSLLLWLIMIGFGWMNIYSANIMEADGGVFDFSQRFGKQLIWIGASLLLALLLLVLDAKFYIYFSYLLYLLLLGILLGVLVFGTEINGAKSWFVIGGFQIQPAEFAKPVTALALASLLSSHNYNIKKFRNLAVAFGIIAAPPLLILLQPDLGSVLIFSAFLLVLFREGFSANSMMMLAALGLLFLATLLLEKSWILLILVILSLIIYMVVVRSFRKGAVPGLIIALVFAILYGINYLLKAEFSLFQTGLAAMIPVTLIIIVRGFRLREYVQIKILSGFLISIFFIISVDFAMNKVLKPHQQHRIHVTIGIEDDPQGVGYNVNQSKIAIGSGGFSGKGYLNGTQTKLHFVPEQSTDFIFCTVGEEWGFLGTSFVILLYVGFLLRMIFLAERQRSSFSRIFGYGFISVLMLHFIVNIGMTIGLLPVIGIPLPFFSYGGSSLWTFTMFLFIFLRLDASRLELLR
- a CDS encoding penicillin-binding transpeptidase domain-containing protein, whose product is MNQYTDRRYVFAAAIILVGLLFMIRLFHIQIIDKSYEQYALSNAQSVRVIYPARGLIYDRNGEIMVYNKAAYDIMVTPRLMEPFDTTLLCRILQISRESVRERLESARAYSSRVPSVFMKQLSYENAALLQEKMFQFPGFYVQTRTLREYASPIASHALGYVGEVGQDILDKDPYYQLGDYMGVSGIEKAYEEYLRGNKGKNVFLKDVHNQTIESYQAGRLDVTVEVGQNLTSTLDMELQEYGEKLMSPYVGSVVALEPSTGEVLALVSAPTYSPDLLVGRSLGVEFGKLAEDTLNPLFNRALMAQYPPGSTFKTLMGLIGLQEKVISTRTEHHCYYGFYVGNIHTGCHLHETPLNLIEAIQNSCNTYFINVLKSILQDVKFSSTAEAYENWRRHLLSMGFSAPLGIELTNELDGNVPNSGYFNQIYGENHWNYLTVRSLAIGQGELLVTPIQMANMTATIANRGYYITPHLVRKIEGEEHIDEALLEKHYTTIDSSNYGPIVDGMDLVVNGDKGSTARNARIEGITLCGKTGTAENPHGNDHSIFIAFAPKENPRIAIAVYVENQGFGTTYAAPIASLMIEKYLTREVKRTWYENWVMQLVQPVAPSRNTDTAVSDTVSINQRDDGTEE